Genomic DNA from Paenibacillus sp. MBLB1832:
CGTGACGTGGATTCTCGTCCTGTTTGGCTTTGGGGTGACACTTGGCAATGTGGTCGGTGGCAAAATGGCCGATTGGAAGCTGATGCCTTCCTTGATCGGCAACTTCGCAGCGCTTTCGCTCATCCTCGCTGTCTTCGCCTACACAGACCATTTCCCGATCGCCGCGATCATTACCATCTTCGTGTGGGGTGTCGCTTCCTTCGGGATCTTACCTGGACTCCAGATTCGCATTATGAATCTGGCCAAAGAAGCGCCAGAGCTGGCAGCCACCTCTACGCACTCCGCGTTGAACTTGGGCAATGCCTTGGGTGCCTTCCTCGGCGGCTGGGCGATCACGCACGTCGGCCTCTCGTCCCTGCCGCTGTTCGGCGCAGGATTGACGGGCGCGGGGTTTGTTTTGATGCTGTGGAGCTACTTGAGAGAGCGTAAAGTGAGGTAGGTTAAAGTGGCATATTCCAAGGAACTAACGGCTATTTGTTTTGTTCGGATTGTCTCTGTATTTTGACACAAACGGATATATCGGATCTCTTAATTCGAAGTCATACGTTTCTCCATTCACAATGCCTACCACCTTCTCACTGTCATATAAATCGAGCAATAACCCGGCCATTTGTTTAGCTGTATGGAATTTAGGAACAACACCATTATATTCAAAATTGTCAATATTATAGGACCGTTTCGCAAATTCGGTCTCTGTTGCAGCAGGAGCCAGGACTTTTGCTTGCATGGCAGCTCCATTTGCTTTCAATTCTTGTGCTAGACCTTCTGTAAAGGCACTTACATAGAATTTTGTCGCGCAGTAGGTCACAGCATCGGCAACAATACGGTATCCTCCTCCTGATGAAATATTGATGATTTGCGTTCCTTCAACATCTGCATAGTCGCGTACATAAAGAGAAGATAGAACGGTCAATGCTTCAATATTCAAGTGAAGCATTTTCTCAATTTTGTTTAAATCTTGATCCCCAACAGTTGCAAAGTTTCCAAAACCAGCATTGTTGATCCAGGTTTCAATCTGATAATTCCGAAGACTTTCGTAGAATTCATGAACATTTACAGTAACCGATAAGTCAACGGTCCGAATGACAACATCCAGATCTGCGTTCATGTCAGCCACTTTTGATTTTAACTTTTCCAACTCCTCCGTTCTGCGAGCTGCTAGGATTAAATTTTTTCCCCGACCCGCAAAAGCAAGAGCCGTTTCAAACCCAATTCCTGAACTAGCACCCGTAATAAGTGTATATTTCATCGATTTACCTCCTGAATTTTATACAATAGATTTTTTGTGAACGAGCTATGATTTAAGTATACTTATTAGAGTAAACTCTAAGTCAAGAATAATATAATCAATGTGGAGGTTGCTTATGTACACCATTGGCGAAGTGGCTGATATTTTAGGATTAAGCACACATACATTGAGGTATTATGAAAAGGAAAACATTATTTTTCCTGCGCGTGATGCAAGCGGAGACAGGCGATATAACGATTCACATATTAACTGGCTGCAATTTGTTATCAAGCTAAAAGAAACTCAAATGCCCATCGCGAAAATAAAGAAATATGCATCATTAGTATTAGAAGGAGACCATACCACACTAGATCGATTAAGCCTTTTAGAACAACACAAACATGTTATAAAGCAACAAATCAGAACGTTAAAAGCTGCGGATGATATGCTTGAACATAAAATTGCTGCTTACAAAGATTACATCAATAAACGTGAATAGAATTAGGATCTAGGAAATACGGTTCCCCTCACTTTATCTAGTAGGGCCAAAGGCCAATTCATATGTAAAAAGGCAAAAAAGGCGCTTCCCCCACCGAGGAAGCGCCTTTCTCCTATCCCACAACCGCAGAAGCGCCCTTCTGCAGTTGG
This window encodes:
- a CDS encoding SDR family NAD(P)-dependent oxidoreductase, whose amino-acid sequence is MKYTLITGASSGIGFETALAFAGRGKNLILAARRTEELEKLKSKVADMNADLDVVIRTVDLSVTVNVHEFYESLRNYQIETWINNAGFGNFATVGDQDLNKIEKMLHLNIEALTVLSSLYVRDYADVEGTQIINISSGGGYRIVADAVTYCATKFYVSAFTEGLAQELKANGAAMQAKVLAPAATETEFAKRSYNIDNFEYNGVVPKFHTAKQMAGLLLDLYDSEKVVGIVNGETYDFELRDPIYPFVSKYRDNPNKTNSR
- a CDS encoding MerR family transcriptional regulator, which gives rise to MYTIGEVADILGLSTHTLRYYEKENIIFPARDASGDRRYNDSHINWLQFVIKLKETQMPIAKIKKYASLVLEGDHTTLDRLSLLEQHKHVIKQQIRTLKAADDMLEHKIAAYKDYINKRE